The Cloeon dipterum chromosome 3, ieCloDipt1.1, whole genome shotgun sequence genome includes a region encoding these proteins:
- the LOC135939183 gene encoding peroxidase-like isoform X1: MGTCRVAAPLLLLVIGHWAHGQQIFARTELYDEQLLMQQLQIDQQQVQAQIQNLQLERQLAVRGSAEAERLDAFQAELLARLQDDAVHFQELQRRLQLRVLQQSPGSPFTIFQRRQTSPNSFPPPPPRIQPARPIAPQQPALSGFSQFQRPQSQAQAPTRPPPPFQSRPPPPPQPVVSQNQPNPPSVPAGAAPPCQTTRGELGRCTPLVNCAVFYTDVPELRRQPCPLGPPGLFGVCCPPRSAVQSSPPDKGGVNENGVLRAPSPPRVVVPPITPAQLQNAGQKGIDALKARLEFVARLFALGIKVTPQSPAKGHQEFFQTDNATLKQGENAQTGVDASVSLVQDLQLTPEQGTFALPGFSLLNTIIGDSCPPEISCDARAKYRAADGSCNNLIDGRWGRRGVALQRILPPKYGDGVNSPRAGSRGAALPTAREVSIRLTSGGGGDTPDDSLTLLVMQWGQFLDHDLTHTPISKGPTQSGIACCTNGKINDPDKRHPDCFPIGLPSRDPVFGPIGEQCMEFVRSLPAPRPQCNFGPREQMNQITGYMDGSNVYGSNQEQQNALRLFQGGFLRAQQTRRSTLLLPDNRNDCLDSSSQLACFRAGDGRVNEQPQLTVTHTVWMREHNRLAAALGELNPKWSDEAIFQETRRLVVAQMQHITYNEWLPIILGRERMEQLRLLPREEGASRLYDDTLNAGITNVFATAAFRFGHSLIRDSIQLFSQFGTIKEELLLHRNQFSPFALYKEGAFDDLLRGLLTQTCQRFDRFFSREVTDKLFQGSLPFGLDLVALNIQRGRDHGLPQYNEWRTVCGLNKAEEWRDLVPQMEPQAIAALQDVYADVDEVDLFPALVAERPLKGALVGPTLACILGDQFVRLRRGDRFFYEESGQTGSFTPEQLAEIKKTSLARILCDNSDDMVRLQPLVFFKSSFANQRVDCTSDAIPRLNLAAWANEPVPV; the protein is encoded by the exons ATGGGTACCTGCCGGGTCGCGGCgcccctgctgctgctggtcatCGGCCACTGGGCCCACGGCCAGCAGATCTTCGCCAGGACCGAGCTCTACGACGAGCAACTGCTCATGCAACAATTGCAGATTGACCAGCAACAAGTTCAAGCTCAAATACAg aatttgCAACTGGAACGTCAGCTGGCCGTTCGCGGCTCCGCGGAGGCGGAACGACTGGATGCATTCCAGGCCGAGCTGCTGGCCCGATTGCAGGATGACGCCGTCCACTTCCAGGAACTGCAACGTCGTTTGCAACTCAGGGTGCTGCAG CAATCCCCTGGTTCGCCATTCACTATCTTCCAGCGCCGGCAGACGAGTCCCAACTCGTTCCCACCCCCGCCCCCTCGGATCCAACCTGCTCGCCCAATAG cacCGCAGCAGCCGGCGCTTTCTGGATTTAGCCAGTTTCAGAGGCCGCAGTCTCAAGCACAGGCCCCAACGCGTCCGCCCCCTCCTTTCCAGAGCAGGCCCCCGCCACCCCCACAGCCGGTTGTTAGCCAAAATCAGCCAAATCCCCCCAGTGTtccag CAGGGGCTGCCCCGCCGTGTCAAACGACGCGTGGCGAGCTCGGTCGGTGCACGCCGCTCGTCAACTGCGCCGTCTTCTACACCGACGTCCCGGAGCTGCGTCGTCAGCCGTGTCCTCTGGGGCCGCCGGGTCTGTTCGGGGTTTGCTGTCCCCCGAGGTCGGCCGTCCAGTCGTCACCTCCGGACAAGGGAGGAGTGAACGAGAATGGAGTGCTGCGCGCCCCCTCTCCCCCGAGGGTCGTCGTGCCCCCCATTACCCCCGCGCAGCTGCAAAACGCAGGCCAGAAGGGTATCGACGCTCTCAAg gcTAGGCTCGAGTTTGTGGCGAGGCTCTTTGCATTGGGCATTAAGGTGACTCCTCAAAGCCCCGCTAAGGGGCACCAGGAGTTCTTCCAAACGGACAACGCTACCTTGAAGCAGGGTGAGAACGCGCAGACAGGAGTGGACGCTTCCGTTTCCCTCGTCCAAGA ccTTCAACTGACTCCAGAGCAGGGTACGTTTGCTCTTCCCGGATTCAGCCTGTTGAACACAATCATCGGGGACTCGTGTCCCCCTGAGATCTCGTGTGACGCCAGGGCAAAGTACCGTGCCGCCGACGGCTCTTGCAACAACCTAATCGACGGCCGTTGGGGCCGCAGAGGGGTCGCCCTCCAGCGCATCCTCCCACCCAAGTACGGAGACG GTGTCAACTCGCCGCGGGCGGGAAGCCGAGGAGCAGCTCTGCCAACGGCTCGCGAGGTGAGCATTCGACTGACGtccggaggcggcggcgacaCTCCCGACGACAGCCTCACGTTGCTCGTGATGCAGTGGGGACAGTTTCTGGACCACGATCTCACGCACACGCCCATCAGCAAAG GCCCGACGCAGAGTGGCATCGCCTGCTGCACCAACGGCAAGATTAACGACCCCGACAAACGCCACCCTGACTGCTTCCCCATCGGCCTCCCCTCTAGGGATCCCGTTTTCGGGCCTATTG GTGAACAGTGCATGGAGTTCGTGCGTTCACTTCCCGCCCCTAGGCCGCAGTGCAACTTCGGTCCTCGAGAGCAAATGAACCAGATCACCGGCTACATGGACGGTTCAAACGTCTACGGCTCGAACCAGGAACAGCAGAACGCGCTTAGACTGTTCCAAGGGGGCTTCCTCCGCGCCCAGCAGACCAGAAGATCCACTCTTCTCCTTCCGGACAACAG GAATGACTGTCTggacagcagcagccagctcGCGTGTTTCCGGGCAGGCGACGGCCGCGTGAACGAGCAGCCGCAGCTGACGGTGACGCACACAGTGTGGATGCGGGAGCACAACAGGTTAGCCGCCGCCCTCGGCGAGCTCAACCCCAAATGGAGTGACGAAGCCATTTTCCAG GAAACGAGGAGGCTGGTTGTGGCGCAGATGCAGCACATCACCTACAACGAGTGGCTGCCCATCATCCTTG GACGCGAGCGGATGGAGCAACTGAGACTGCTGCCTCGCGAGGAAGGCGCCTCTCGTTTGTACGACGACACTCTCAATGCTGGCATCACAAATGTCTTCGCCACGGCTGCTTTCCGCTTCGGACACTCGCTCATCAGAGACTCGATAca ACTGTTCAGCCAATTTGGAACCATAAAGgaggagctgctgctgcaccgaAACCAATTTTCGCCGTTCGCCCTGTACAAGGAAGGCGCCTTCGATGATCTGCTTCGCGGACTCCTCACGCAGACCTGTCAACGCTTCGACCGCTTCTTCTCCCGTGAAGTTACTGATAAGCTTTTCCAG GGATCGTTGCCGTTCGGTCTTGACCTGGTGGCCCTGAACATCCAGAGAGGTCGTGACCACGGCCTTCCGCAGTACAACGAGTGGCGGACAGTGTGCGGGCTGAACAAGGCGGAGGAGTGGCGCGACCTGGTGCCGCAGATGGAGCCACAGGCGATCGCAGCCCTTCAGGACGTGTACGCCGACGTCGACGAGGTCGATCTCTTCCCCGCCCTGGTGGCCGAGCGTCCTTTGAAGGGCGCCCTCGTCGGGCCAACCCTCGCGTGCATCCTCGGAGATCAGTTCGTGCGGCTGCGCAGGGGCGACCGCTTTTTCTACGAAGAATCCGGACAGACTGGATCCTTCACGCCAG AGCAACTCGCAGAGATCAAGAAAACGAGCCTGGCACGAATTCTGTGCGACAACTCCGACGACATGGTGCGTCTGCAGCCGCTTGTCTTCTTCAAATCCTCCTTTGC GAACCAGAGGGTTGATTGCACGAGCGACGCGATCCCGCGACTCAATCTGGCCGCGTGGGCCAACGAGCCGGTGCCTGtgtga
- the LOC135939183 gene encoding peroxidase-like isoform X2: MGTCRVAAPLLLLVIGHWAHGQQIFARTELYDEQLLMQQLQIDQQQVQAQIQQSPGSPFTIFQRRQTSPNSFPPPPPRIQPARPIAPQQPALSGFSQFQRPQSQAQAPTRPPPPFQSRPPPPPQPVVSQNQPNPPSVPAGAAPPCQTTRGELGRCTPLVNCAVFYTDVPELRRQPCPLGPPGLFGVCCPPRSAVQSSPPDKGGVNENGVLRAPSPPRVVVPPITPAQLQNAGQKGIDALKARLEFVARLFALGIKVTPQSPAKGHQEFFQTDNATLKQGENAQTGVDASVSLVQDLQLTPEQGTFALPGFSLLNTIIGDSCPPEISCDARAKYRAADGSCNNLIDGRWGRRGVALQRILPPKYGDGVNSPRAGSRGAALPTAREVSIRLTSGGGGDTPDDSLTLLVMQWGQFLDHDLTHTPISKGPTQSGIACCTNGKINDPDKRHPDCFPIGLPSRDPVFGPIGEQCMEFVRSLPAPRPQCNFGPREQMNQITGYMDGSNVYGSNQEQQNALRLFQGGFLRAQQTRRSTLLLPDNRNDCLDSSSQLACFRAGDGRVNEQPQLTVTHTVWMREHNRLAAALGELNPKWSDEAIFQETRRLVVAQMQHITYNEWLPIILGRERMEQLRLLPREEGASRLYDDTLNAGITNVFATAAFRFGHSLIRDSIQLFSQFGTIKEELLLHRNQFSPFALYKEGAFDDLLRGLLTQTCQRFDRFFSREVTDKLFQGSLPFGLDLVALNIQRGRDHGLPQYNEWRTVCGLNKAEEWRDLVPQMEPQAIAALQDVYADVDEVDLFPALVAERPLKGALVGPTLACILGDQFVRLRRGDRFFYEESGQTGSFTPEQLAEIKKTSLARILCDNSDDMVRLQPLVFFKSSFANQRVDCTSDAIPRLNLAAWANEPVPV; the protein is encoded by the exons ATGGGTACCTGCCGGGTCGCGGCgcccctgctgctgctggtcatCGGCCACTGGGCCCACGGCCAGCAGATCTTCGCCAGGACCGAGCTCTACGACGAGCAACTGCTCATGCAACAATTGCAGATTGACCAGCAACAAGTTCAAGCTCAAATACAg CAATCCCCTGGTTCGCCATTCACTATCTTCCAGCGCCGGCAGACGAGTCCCAACTCGTTCCCACCCCCGCCCCCTCGGATCCAACCTGCTCGCCCAATAG cacCGCAGCAGCCGGCGCTTTCTGGATTTAGCCAGTTTCAGAGGCCGCAGTCTCAAGCACAGGCCCCAACGCGTCCGCCCCCTCCTTTCCAGAGCAGGCCCCCGCCACCCCCACAGCCGGTTGTTAGCCAAAATCAGCCAAATCCCCCCAGTGTtccag CAGGGGCTGCCCCGCCGTGTCAAACGACGCGTGGCGAGCTCGGTCGGTGCACGCCGCTCGTCAACTGCGCCGTCTTCTACACCGACGTCCCGGAGCTGCGTCGTCAGCCGTGTCCTCTGGGGCCGCCGGGTCTGTTCGGGGTTTGCTGTCCCCCGAGGTCGGCCGTCCAGTCGTCACCTCCGGACAAGGGAGGAGTGAACGAGAATGGAGTGCTGCGCGCCCCCTCTCCCCCGAGGGTCGTCGTGCCCCCCATTACCCCCGCGCAGCTGCAAAACGCAGGCCAGAAGGGTATCGACGCTCTCAAg gcTAGGCTCGAGTTTGTGGCGAGGCTCTTTGCATTGGGCATTAAGGTGACTCCTCAAAGCCCCGCTAAGGGGCACCAGGAGTTCTTCCAAACGGACAACGCTACCTTGAAGCAGGGTGAGAACGCGCAGACAGGAGTGGACGCTTCCGTTTCCCTCGTCCAAGA ccTTCAACTGACTCCAGAGCAGGGTACGTTTGCTCTTCCCGGATTCAGCCTGTTGAACACAATCATCGGGGACTCGTGTCCCCCTGAGATCTCGTGTGACGCCAGGGCAAAGTACCGTGCCGCCGACGGCTCTTGCAACAACCTAATCGACGGCCGTTGGGGCCGCAGAGGGGTCGCCCTCCAGCGCATCCTCCCACCCAAGTACGGAGACG GTGTCAACTCGCCGCGGGCGGGAAGCCGAGGAGCAGCTCTGCCAACGGCTCGCGAGGTGAGCATTCGACTGACGtccggaggcggcggcgacaCTCCCGACGACAGCCTCACGTTGCTCGTGATGCAGTGGGGACAGTTTCTGGACCACGATCTCACGCACACGCCCATCAGCAAAG GCCCGACGCAGAGTGGCATCGCCTGCTGCACCAACGGCAAGATTAACGACCCCGACAAACGCCACCCTGACTGCTTCCCCATCGGCCTCCCCTCTAGGGATCCCGTTTTCGGGCCTATTG GTGAACAGTGCATGGAGTTCGTGCGTTCACTTCCCGCCCCTAGGCCGCAGTGCAACTTCGGTCCTCGAGAGCAAATGAACCAGATCACCGGCTACATGGACGGTTCAAACGTCTACGGCTCGAACCAGGAACAGCAGAACGCGCTTAGACTGTTCCAAGGGGGCTTCCTCCGCGCCCAGCAGACCAGAAGATCCACTCTTCTCCTTCCGGACAACAG GAATGACTGTCTggacagcagcagccagctcGCGTGTTTCCGGGCAGGCGACGGCCGCGTGAACGAGCAGCCGCAGCTGACGGTGACGCACACAGTGTGGATGCGGGAGCACAACAGGTTAGCCGCCGCCCTCGGCGAGCTCAACCCCAAATGGAGTGACGAAGCCATTTTCCAG GAAACGAGGAGGCTGGTTGTGGCGCAGATGCAGCACATCACCTACAACGAGTGGCTGCCCATCATCCTTG GACGCGAGCGGATGGAGCAACTGAGACTGCTGCCTCGCGAGGAAGGCGCCTCTCGTTTGTACGACGACACTCTCAATGCTGGCATCACAAATGTCTTCGCCACGGCTGCTTTCCGCTTCGGACACTCGCTCATCAGAGACTCGATAca ACTGTTCAGCCAATTTGGAACCATAAAGgaggagctgctgctgcaccgaAACCAATTTTCGCCGTTCGCCCTGTACAAGGAAGGCGCCTTCGATGATCTGCTTCGCGGACTCCTCACGCAGACCTGTCAACGCTTCGACCGCTTCTTCTCCCGTGAAGTTACTGATAAGCTTTTCCAG GGATCGTTGCCGTTCGGTCTTGACCTGGTGGCCCTGAACATCCAGAGAGGTCGTGACCACGGCCTTCCGCAGTACAACGAGTGGCGGACAGTGTGCGGGCTGAACAAGGCGGAGGAGTGGCGCGACCTGGTGCCGCAGATGGAGCCACAGGCGATCGCAGCCCTTCAGGACGTGTACGCCGACGTCGACGAGGTCGATCTCTTCCCCGCCCTGGTGGCCGAGCGTCCTTTGAAGGGCGCCCTCGTCGGGCCAACCCTCGCGTGCATCCTCGGAGATCAGTTCGTGCGGCTGCGCAGGGGCGACCGCTTTTTCTACGAAGAATCCGGACAGACTGGATCCTTCACGCCAG AGCAACTCGCAGAGATCAAGAAAACGAGCCTGGCACGAATTCTGTGCGACAACTCCGACGACATGGTGCGTCTGCAGCCGCTTGTCTTCTTCAAATCCTCCTTTGC GAACCAGAGGGTTGATTGCACGAGCGACGCGATCCCGCGACTCAATCTGGCCGCGTGGGCCAACGAGCCGGTGCCTGtgtga
- the LOC135939184 gene encoding neuronal acetylcholine receptor subunit alpha-10-like isoform X1 has protein sequence MTSSGLLVQFLCILLQGVLRGGADENEYRLTRFLLRDYDASVRPVENSSLPLTVTFGISLHHIIDVDEKNQILTTNCWLTHVWTDHHLRWNASEFAGIKVVRLPYTRVWKPDVILYNNADSQYSNAVINTNVIVSSGGEVVWLSHGIYRSSCDINVEFFPFDVQSCQMKWASWTYDGYQVDLVKQTEHGDVSNYQPNGEFDLVSFEAERHVVIYSCCPEPYPDITYTIRIRRRPLFYVFNLILPCMLINSIALLVFYVPSESGEKVTLGISALLSMTVFLMTIRESLPPTEKTPLISMYYGVSICLVSFASGLSVVTLNVYHRGVRGAGVPKLLKRLVLGPLARIVFVHFDIAETPSSVHQPTQAPVQRYKSQESNSRSGGRGDSVRMDKWTHHSHSPDSDHRGAEYSPERSPRFVPRRQQRRDSNPADSLEGQFLRALHKINAAIERNEVRVLERERRESASREWKQVALVCDRVLLWAFLFTTAVTTTAILFSSPHGP, from the exons ATGACCAGCTCCGGCCTTCTCGTGCAATTTCTCTGCATCCTGCTGCAAG GCGTGCTGCGCGGAGGCGCCGACGAGAACGAGTACCGGCTGACGCGCTTCTTGTTGCGCGATTACGACGCCTCGGTGCGACCCGTGGAGAACAGTTCGCTGCCGCTCACCGTCACCTTCGGCATTTCCCTGCACCACATCATCGACGTG GACGAAAAGAACCAAATCCTGACGACCAACTGCTGGCTGACGCACGTGTGGACGGACCACCACCTGCGATGGAACGCGTCCGAGTTCGCCGGCATCAAAGTGGTGCGTCTGCCGTACACGCGCGTTTGGAAACCCGACGTCATCCTCTACAACAA CGCTGATTCGCAGTACAGCAACGCGGTGATCAACACAAACGTGATCGTGTCTAGCGGGGGCGAAGTGGTGTGGCTCAGCCACGGCATCTACCGCAGCTCGTGCGACATCAACGTCGAGTTTTTCCCCTTTGATGTGCAGAGCTGCCAAATGAAGTGGGCCTCGTGGACCTACGACGGCTATCAG GTGGACCTGGTGAAGCAGACGGAACATGGCGACGTGAGCAACTACCAGCCCAACGGGGAGTTCGACCTCGTCAGCTTCGAGGCCGAACGGCACGTGGTCATATACTCGTGCTGCCCTGAGCCCTACCCTGACATCACCTACACCATCCGCATCCGGAGGAGACCTCTCTTTTACGTCTTCAACCTCATTCTGCCCTGCATGCTGATCAACTCGATTG CCCTGTTGGTGTTCTATGTGCCGTCCGAGAGTGGCGAAAAGGTGACTCTTGGCATTTCGGCGCTGCTCTCCATGACCGTCTTCCTCATGACCATCCGAGAGAGCCTTCCGCCGACAGAAAAGACGCCGCTCATAA GTATGTACTACGGAGTGAGCATCTGCCTGGTTTCCTTCGCCAGCGGGCTGAGTGTGGTCACCCTGAACGTGTACCACAGAGGCGTGCGAGGTGCTGGTGTGCCTAAACTGCTCAAGCGACTCGTGCTCGGTCCTTTGGCACGCATCGTGTTCGTCCACTTTGACATCGCTGAAACGCCCAGTTCCGTCCACCAACCAACCCAAGCCCCTGTCCAGCGGTACAAATCGCAg GAGAGCAACTCGCGGTCTGGCGGGCGAGGGGACAGCGTGCGGATGGACAAGTGGACGCACCACTCGCACTCGCCGGACAGCGATCACCGCGGTGCCGAATACTCGCCGGAGCGGTCGCCGCGGTTCGTGCCGCGCCGACAGCAGCGCCGCGACTCGAACCCAG CAGACAGTCTGGAGGGTCAGTTCCTGCGCGCCCTGCACAAAATCAACGCGGCGATCGAGCGGAACGAGGTGCGCGTGCTGGAGCGCGAGCGTCGCGAGAGCGCGTCGCGCGAGTGGAAGCAAGTGGCGCTGGTGTGCGACCGCGTGCTGCTGTGGGCCTTCCTCTTCACCACCGCCGTCACCACCACTGCCATCCTCTTCTCCAGCCCGCACGGACCCTGA
- the LOC135939184 gene encoding neuronal acetylcholine receptor subunit alpha-10-like isoform X2 has protein sequence MTSSGLLVQFLCILLQGVLRGGADENEYRLTRFLLRDYDASVRPVENSSLPLTVTFGISLHHIIDVDEKNQILTTNCWLTHVWTDHHLRWNASEFAGIKVVRLPYTRVWKPDVILYNNADSQYSNAVINTNVIVSSGGEVVWLSHGIYRSSCDINVEFFPFDVQSCQMKWASWTYDGYQVDLVKQTEHGDVSNYQPNGEFDLVSFEAERHVVIYSCCPEPYPDITYTIRIRRRPLFYVFNLILPCMLINSIALLVFYVPSESGEKVTLGISALLSMTVFLMTIRESLPPTEKTPLISMYYGVSICLVSFASGLSVVTLNVYHRGVRGAGVPKLLKRLVLGPLARIVFVHFDIAETPSSVHQPTQAPVQRYKSQESNSRSGGRGDSVRMDKWTHHSHSPDSDHRGAEYSPERSPRFVPRRQQRRDSNPDSLEGQFLRALHKINAAIERNEVRVLERERRESASREWKQVALVCDRVLLWAFLFTTAVTTTAILFSSPHGP, from the exons ATGACCAGCTCCGGCCTTCTCGTGCAATTTCTCTGCATCCTGCTGCAAG GCGTGCTGCGCGGAGGCGCCGACGAGAACGAGTACCGGCTGACGCGCTTCTTGTTGCGCGATTACGACGCCTCGGTGCGACCCGTGGAGAACAGTTCGCTGCCGCTCACCGTCACCTTCGGCATTTCCCTGCACCACATCATCGACGTG GACGAAAAGAACCAAATCCTGACGACCAACTGCTGGCTGACGCACGTGTGGACGGACCACCACCTGCGATGGAACGCGTCCGAGTTCGCCGGCATCAAAGTGGTGCGTCTGCCGTACACGCGCGTTTGGAAACCCGACGTCATCCTCTACAACAA CGCTGATTCGCAGTACAGCAACGCGGTGATCAACACAAACGTGATCGTGTCTAGCGGGGGCGAAGTGGTGTGGCTCAGCCACGGCATCTACCGCAGCTCGTGCGACATCAACGTCGAGTTTTTCCCCTTTGATGTGCAGAGCTGCCAAATGAAGTGGGCCTCGTGGACCTACGACGGCTATCAG GTGGACCTGGTGAAGCAGACGGAACATGGCGACGTGAGCAACTACCAGCCCAACGGGGAGTTCGACCTCGTCAGCTTCGAGGCCGAACGGCACGTGGTCATATACTCGTGCTGCCCTGAGCCCTACCCTGACATCACCTACACCATCCGCATCCGGAGGAGACCTCTCTTTTACGTCTTCAACCTCATTCTGCCCTGCATGCTGATCAACTCGATTG CCCTGTTGGTGTTCTATGTGCCGTCCGAGAGTGGCGAAAAGGTGACTCTTGGCATTTCGGCGCTGCTCTCCATGACCGTCTTCCTCATGACCATCCGAGAGAGCCTTCCGCCGACAGAAAAGACGCCGCTCATAA GTATGTACTACGGAGTGAGCATCTGCCTGGTTTCCTTCGCCAGCGGGCTGAGTGTGGTCACCCTGAACGTGTACCACAGAGGCGTGCGAGGTGCTGGTGTGCCTAAACTGCTCAAGCGACTCGTGCTCGGTCCTTTGGCACGCATCGTGTTCGTCCACTTTGACATCGCTGAAACGCCCAGTTCCGTCCACCAACCAACCCAAGCCCCTGTCCAGCGGTACAAATCGCAg GAGAGCAACTCGCGGTCTGGCGGGCGAGGGGACAGCGTGCGGATGGACAAGTGGACGCACCACTCGCACTCGCCGGACAGCGATCACCGCGGTGCCGAATACTCGCCGGAGCGGTCGCCGCGGTTCGTGCCGCGCCGACAGCAGCGCCGCGACTCGAACCCAG ACAGTCTGGAGGGTCAGTTCCTGCGCGCCCTGCACAAAATCAACGCGGCGATCGAGCGGAACGAGGTGCGCGTGCTGGAGCGCGAGCGTCGCGAGAGCGCGTCGCGCGAGTGGAAGCAAGTGGCGCTGGTGTGCGACCGCGTGCTGCTGTGGGCCTTCCTCTTCACCACCGCCGTCACCACCACTGCCATCCTCTTCTCCAGCCCGCACGGACCCTGA
- the LOC135939185 gene encoding uncharacterized protein LOC135939185: MQHSRLAPFRHLKNAGRMSPFLCAIILLGLYSSLASAANFSQVYEWPDVMDYEWPSEEIKIKTLKTFKQEYMYPRSMVIYGSRLFLSLQSYGGVILPVTLVSLPMSGASSASPKLTPVPSWDMHKNGNCDKIEEATGIQVDSVGRLWVLDNGSDNCKAKIWTIDLMNGNRNKIIHRFSFSYGLHDLVLDETPSGTLAFISRWRQKHIIVFSLEKNQSWNVYTPGIRGTSIAITPKNKEIPRQIYLGNYLSAELKSISVDAIRNGTGTVNGETIFGNWTERPYRMRIDNHGTMYAAFWFKNYISSFRTSMWPFLVRRIYEVAGLDDNAAEPFAFASDQKETLWLSVFDRLRKPRYRLLKAADEAKSISASRTRRLW; encoded by the exons ATGCAACACAGCCGTCTCGCGCCCTTTCGCCACCTAAAAAACG CTGGAAGAATGTCTCCGTTCTTGTGCGCCATTATCTTGCTCGGCCTTTATTCATCCCTGGCCTCCGCCGCCAACTTCAGTCAAGTATACGAGTGGCCCGATGTCatggactacgagtggccgtcGGAAGAAATCAAGATAAAGACCTTGAAAACTTTCAAACAAGAGTATATGTATCCTCGTTCCATGGTTATTTACGGATCAAGACTCTTTCTCAGCCTTCAGAGCTATGGTGGTGTCATACTACCAGTGACTCTGGTGTCTTTACCGATGAGCGGCGCGTCTTCAGCGTCCCCGAAGCTCACTCCAGTCCCTTCGTGGGACATGCAC AAAAATGGAAACTGcgacaaaattgaagaagcaacaGGGATACAAGTGGACTCCGTTGGAAGGCTTTGGGTGCTGGACAACGGTAGCGACAACTGCAAAGCCAAAATATGGACCATTGACTTGATGAACGGCAATCGCAACAAAATCATTCAtcgcttttctttttcatacGGGCTGCACGACTTGGTGCTAGACGAAACACCCAGCGGAACCTTGGCCTTCATCTCGCGGTGGCGTCAAAAACACATTATCGTTtttagtttggaaaaaaaccaaagttgGAATGTGTACACGCCAGGAATACGTGGTACTTCCATTGCCATTACCCCTAAAAATAAGGAGATTCCAAGACAGATCTATCTTGGCAACTACCTCTCCGCTGAACTGAAATCAATATCCGTCGACGCAATTCGGAACGGAACTGGAACTGTTAATGGGGAAACAATATTTGGAAACTGGACTGAAAGACCATATAGAATGAGGATTGACAACCACGGGACCATGTATGCCgcattttggtttaaaaactACATTAGCTCGTTTAGAACTTCCATGTGGCCATTTTTGGTGCGGCGTATTTATGAG GTCGCTGGACTGGATGATAATGCTGCTGAGCCGTTTGCTTTTGCCTCGGACCAAAAAGAAACTCTTTGGTTGTCGGTGTTTGATAGGCTCAGAAAGCCAAGATACAGGCTTTTGAAGGCTGCAGATGAAGCAAAATCCATTTCAGCTTCGCGCACCAGGAG GTTATGGTGA